The DNA sequence GTACTgtatttctttaatctttcgCTGCCTATGAGTTTAAGGATATTGATTCTTATGCTTCTGTGTTATGGAGACGATGactttcttatttaccaaagCCAATAGTAAGGCAGTACTTAGCGCTAATCTATTTAGATgtgttttatctatctttcaCTGCCTCTGGGTTAAAAGGATAACGATAAATTGTTCCGTTACGAACAAGAGTGTTTTAAGTTTGGTGTCAATGATACTGTGGTCTGCATAACACGGATAACTTCACAAATATTAGTTTACCTAACGTGGAAATTACTTATAAGGCCTCATAAAGTACTGTAGTGAAGTCCTGAAGCCATACTGTTACTGTCAACGTATATCAGGGACACTACAAATACCAATTAATATATATTCAAGTCAATATCAGGAACACTACAAACACCTATAGACTCGTCAATATCAGGAACACTACAAACACCTTTAAACTCATATAAATATCAGGTACACTACAAACATCTATAGAGTGAAGATGTCAGGAATACATCAAAATACTCAAGTCAACAGCACACTACAAACATCTATATACTCAAGTCAGTATGTGGGACACAAGAAACATCTACTACATACTTGAGTCAAAGTTATGAATCTGCAATACTTACTCGCATATCTCGAAAATCACTTGCTGCAAGAGATCAGGGAACTTCTGCACGATGGTGACGGGCTGGCCTGAGGTGAGGCTGATGCCGTACATGGGCGCCGTGGTATTGTAACTGGTGCGGCATAGGCGAGCGGGCGGGCCTTGAGGACATTGCGCTCCTCCCTCCCCCGACGAGGATGTATGCGCGGCGTCTTTGCAGCGGTGGTCGTGGCGAGCTTCACAGCGTCCGCCATGCTTACCAGATTCTTGGTGGGCGACCCGGTGTCCATGCTGCGCCCTGGagtgaaattaattaatgcaaaACTGAACATTATTTCTTAAGCACAAGGGAAGAAGATccgagagtaaaaaaaaaaaaaaaaaaaaaaaaaaagacatccacTGATTGTCTTTTCTAATGCACAAGGGGAAGAAAatccaaatgaaaaaaaaaaaaaaagggaccaGCTAAATGTACAAGGGAAGAAGATCCAAACACGATTACAATTTCAGGAAGATAACAAAAGGTTCGTTAATTATCTcttccataaaacaaagaaaagagctCCAAAGAAGACTTAATTCTGATTTGGATTCATatataagattaaaaaaaaaaaaaaaaatcctgcttcTAGACACAAGGTTGACTGTCACACTGGCTGAATATAGCTGTGAATTTCAGAGctataaagtactttccataAGTGTTCCAATGGACTTGATAAGCAGAAACAGTAGAAAATCAACTGATAATGTAATaaattttaagcttttttttttacttcagcaCTTCTTGAGCTAGccatgagaagagagagagagagagagagagagagagagagagagagagagagagagagagagagagagagagagagagagagagagagagagagagagagagagagagagagagagagagaggacacagaGGATGAAATTAAAGGATGACAAGGAAGAAACCTACCATCATGCAAAGGCACATtaaattttcatcttcatctgtcTGAAGGTTGAGCTATAAACTAGGCACAGACTTTCACCTCGCTTGGAATTCCTAAGCATTTCCTCCCGACTTTTATCAAGTGAACCGCGTTGATACCAATCGACAGAGCATTCATTTAGTGTTCATGCTGGGACGTGAGagggtgaggagaaggagagccaAAAGGGAAACTGACAGATAAACTGGTGTTGATGGAAAAGGAAACTAAGAatatatgaagagaagagagaaggtgagCTAAGACAGAAACTACAACATATAAACTggtattgaagaaaaaataaataaaaacgtgtgGAAAAGGGGAAATGGAGTTTAAAGGAAAACTACAACAGGTAAATTGATgttgatggaaaagaaaactcaGAAAACTACACAGCTTTCAGTGGATGTGCATATcagactttctactttcctctcaCTATCATTCCCAACGTCTGATCTGGTGTGCCCGTGTTTATTTAgcgagaagaggtggtggtgaattaTTCCCTGGATCTTGTTTAGAaaatttctctcttattttcttttgtagtaCTGGTTTggtaacttttctctctctctctctctctctctctctctctctctctctctctctctctctctctctctctctctctctctctctctctctctctctctcttgttgttgttgttgttgttgttgttgttgtttttgttcttgtttttcttgttcttttatacataatcatcttttattttttcttcttctttttcttcttctttttttcttcttcttcccatcatcattattattaatatcatcatcatcattattttcatcattcattttctatttatattatgATTATGTCTCCTCTTTTATTATAGTTATATTTCTCTTACGTATTACGCCAGACGAATGTAAACAGAAAGAGGATAAGTgagcgcgcgcgtgtgcgtgtgtgtgtgtgtgtgtgtgtgtgtgtgtgtgtgtgtgtgtgtgtgtgtgtgtgtgtgtgtgtgtgtgtgtgcgtgcgctctTCTACGCTACTCACAAAACCATGTACTTTCCTTCCAAACACGGAAAAAATACACAGAACctgcacctcacacacacacacacacacacacacacacacacacacacacacacacacacacacacacacacacacacacacacacacacacacacacacacacacaaaacacagagcCATCACGTACCCTCAGGCGTCAGCATCTTCGGCTGGTTGGTACCCTGGTACGTGGAGAGGAGCTGCGCCCTTGTAGTCTCTGGGTCCAGGATTCGATGAAGAGTTCTGCCCGTCCGCATTTTTCTGGAAGGCTGGAACTCTCCTTCAGAAAACAGGCGATTGATTAGCGCGCTGTGGAGGGAATTAAAAGCTACGGTTACACAAgatgagaggtggtggtggtggttgaagtagaagtagtagtagtagtagtagtagtaatagtagtagtagtagtagtagtagtagtagtagtagtagtagtagtagtagtagtagtaatagtagtaatagtagtagtagtagtagtagtagtagtagtagtagtaatagtagtagtagcagcagtagtagtaatagtagtagtaatagtagtagtaatagtagtagtagtagtagtagtactggtggtggtgttaaagtTTTAATGTTGTGATGTATGAAAcgtaaggtgagagagagagagagagagagagagagagagagagagagagagagagagagagagagagagagagagagagagagagagagagagagagagattccttatACTTCACCTATCTACCTAAACATAACcaccagaaacaaaaaaaacatcatccCTTCAGCCCCTTACTCACCTCGGATACGGCTTCCCATCAGGCCCTGGTGTTGTGGGGTCTATAAGGGCGTCACCCAAAGTGTAGCGCCCATGAGCAGCAGCCTCGCTGCCCCACAGacctaccacaaccaccacccacaccgCCGTCGCCGCACCCCACATCAGCAGGAGGGACACTCCCTGCGTCTGGAGGAAAACAGGGaaggataagaacataagaacataagaaataagggaagctgcaagaagcgaccaggcttacacgtggcagtccctgtatgaaatatacctacctatttctaactatcatccccatccataaacctgtctaatcttctcttaaagctctctaatgttctagcactaacaacattattaatgagtccgttccactcatctaccactccatttgagaaccaatttcttcctatctccttcctaaacctaaatttttcaaagtgaacccgttattttgtgttctatcctggttgctgatcctaagaattttgcttacatcccccttgttataactcttataccacttaaagacttagCATAAGATGCGTTGATACTagcagagagatagagagtggAAGGGGAGGGTATGAAGGCATTATTCcctaaaaaaatggaaaaatgcacTCAAGGGTGCGGAAACGACGAGGTTTGTATCTTTATCTTAACTGCAAGGAATTTATGTAAACTAAGCCTGGTATTTGTTATCTGTCTGGTATCTGTTATGCATTTCTATGTAACTTTCCATCACCTACctcaaattcaaattcaaattcaaatagTTCAAATTCAAGTTCTCCTGGTATCTGTTCTTACGTATTTTTGTTACTTCCCCTGCTAATGTTCCTCAGTATTCCAGTGAAACGCTCCTTCACGTGTCTCCTGATATCTGTTCTTCTTATGTATTCCTATTACTTCCTTGTTTATGTTCTTCTGTACTTCAACACTGTGTCACGTTCCTTCATTTGTCTACGTATATCTATTCCTCCTATATATTCCTTGCTAATGTTCAGTTTAAAAGCGACATCCTGGAAACGGTGAACCTGacggaaaatgaagaaaggaaggtgtgtgtcACAAGTGTTGGACAGGTATTGCGTTGTCCAAATGATAATTGCTGAGGTGCGAGTAGCGATTTCTGGAAATCACCGCAAGACAATTTCTCTAACCACTTTCCAGGCAGCTTAGAAAAATCAAGCTTTCGCGTTGCTGAGTAGAAGTTATGCTCCCTACTTAAACTGAAGAAATTTTGATGTGATGTTCGCTATGGTACAACGTTCAGATTATATCATTCTGCTATGGCCATGAATTTTCCGGATAGTAACATGCTGAGACCATATATCAACAAGAGTATTATTAAGATTATATGTTGCCGTTATGACCACGCCCCACTTGGGAGCAATAAAGTGCTTAAGATCACCTTACTTAAAGACCATAGGGACTaaacagtaaaagaaagatgagCAAACGCACCGtacaaatgacacacacacacacacacacacacacacacacacacacacacacacacacacacacacacacacacacacacacacacacacacacacacacacacacacacacacacacacacacacacacacacacacacacacacacacacacacacacacacacacacacacacacacacacacacacacacacacacacacacacacagacaaagtaCTCTTCCTGGTCCATCCCTTCTCCTTCACATATTTGTCTAACCTCCACTTAAAGTTCGCCTGGGTGTTTGGTCTAATGACACGTTTGAGGAGCCGACAGCAGCTTTACTGTGGGTTAGGTGGCGCGTCGTGCTTGGGAGGAGAATGTCTGGGGATGGAGGCGGCAAGATTGTTAGGAGGTAAGGgagtaggtttttggtaatgtcgagACGCGGTAGCTTTGACGTGGCTTTGATTCAGCGTCCAGAGACCTCGGCCCTGACTTCGTGTTTGTGCCAAGTTcaagggaggaagtgaaaggcagCAACTCCTCTCTGGCTCCTCCCAGCACTGCGGTCTCACTGTTACTGGGAAGTAAGTCTTGATATGGAGACAAGGAAACAgcggttctcctcctcctcctcctcctcctcctcctcctcctcccccttggaCTCTTTCTCCTTCGGAAAAATCATCGCCTTGACCACAACTTTCAAATCTCCCCCCAAAAGAAACTCTTCCCATGGCTGAGGATTTCCTTTGGGCCGGCACGTGTTTTGTAGCTCTGTAATTACAACTTTCCCTCGGCTAGCGTAAGGTGGGGTGGTgtaggaaataggaagagaaggaggaggaggaggaagaggaaaataagtaaacaagagTAAACCTGTTGATCCTTACGAGACTACTAGTGATAAATTACAAGAATCTCAactaaggagaaggaggagaaagaagaagtccTACCCAACAGTTTGTGAAGATTGAGAGGGGAAGTATATAAAAAATCCCCAGAAGCAGCAAAATACTACTACGTACTCGTACTACGTAACCAAAAACCTgctaaaagagaaagaaaatcagaaagaggcggaggaaaaaaagaaataggagggataaagagaaggaagaggaggcggaggaaaaaggaaaagaggagagataaagagaaggatgaggaggtgaaaaaaaagaaacaggagggataaagagaaagaagaggaggaaaagaaaagacaataaagagaaggaaaagcggAGTTCGAAGAAGAGGAGACCACTGACGGTCGAGAGGGGAAGAACAAACAGTGAAATACTACGTAACAAAAaacctgctgagagagagagagagagagagagagagagagagagagagagagagagagagagagagagagagagagagagagagagagagagagagagagagagagagagagagagagagaacagggggtgatggaggaaagagaagggtaaagagaaggaagagaagcaggtagAGGAGAAAGACCCCTAACCTACATTTGCTGAGGGTTGAGATGGCATGGGGGACGTAGCGGCGTCGTGTCCCTGTAGGCAGTGTCCCAGGTGGTAGTGATGGCCGTGGAGGAGCGcaaggggcggggagggaggaattAATGTTCCCGTCCCCTTCCTCCCAGCCATGACCCgcggtggaagaagagagagaagaaaggcagggaaggagggagggtgggtgggaatAAGGGCTTCTTACTCTCTCCAGGCTAAACTCTCACCCTCATTCCATCGCTCACTTGCTCTTTCTCCACTgatgtttctctttctgttttgttttatttttctctcactcttttatttgtttatttatttactcatttatttcagCCACAAGAAATGAAGACGAATAACAAACTCTATATTCCATCACTTTCTTGTTGACTGTCTATTAACTATTCGGCCAACTATTGACTTTATCTATATAAAATAGATTATAACAGTAAGGATATTATAATACTTTAGTGCTATGACGAAACCTTTTAAGACAATATAATTAGAAAGATATATAGTTATATAATGCAAGGCAATAAatcatataaggaaattaatttaatcttatttttttcacagtCATTTCTAACTTTACATATTATGGTTATGCtttcattcctttaatttttttcttttcatattataaccctcattttctctctctgcctctcttcacttctatatatatttcactTAATCCCCAGCATTTACCACTACCTTTTCCTTGATTCCGCCCTACCTCACGCATCATTTCTCTGTTTTGTCCATCATCTCGACAAGACAGTTTTCCAGTCACTGAGAGTTTTCATGGTCATATATCCTGGAACACACtttctaaaaaaacaaaaaaataataataataataaataaatgataataataataaataaataaataaaaaaactcttTATACTCGTATGTGATCAACTGAagccaaatctctctctctctctctctctctctctctctctctctctctctctctctctctcttgaatcgGTGCGTGTGAAAATTTGTTCAATttaactgacagagagagagagagagagagagagagagagagagagagagagagagagagagagagagagagagagagagagagagagagagagagagagagagagagagagagagagagagagagagagagagagagagagagagagagagagagaggataccaATGGGATTAAAGGACAAACaaaaggacaaagaagagaatCAGAACGAAAAAGCGTCGACAAATAACAGACAGCCGCTccccgtaacacacacacacacacacacacacacacacacacacacacacacacacacacacacactccatcctACGAAAATAGCATcaggtagaaagacagacagatagacaaaaagaaagaaagaaagaccgatagatagatagatagatagatagatagacagataggctgATTAGTAGATAGGTAAAAAGAATGATCGATAAATAAATAGGCAgatggatatatagataaatagatagataggcagaccaactgatagatagatagatcgacaGATACAACAACGGGTCAGTCTTAATAGAAACTCATCAATCACTCCTTATATAGGTTGATAAGTAGACTAATATAATCACAATGTTGTATCTattaatttccttgttttctttcctttcctcttgcttcttttcttcccttcactatatCACGTAGTTCCCCTtccgtttccttcttttccttcctttacttcttttcttcctttttcatcatggtatttcccctctttcctctcttgttcttccttttctttattctctttcccctATACTACACaattctccccttttccctctgtTTCTACTTCTGCTTCTCCGTCCTTTCCCCCTATATCACACAGTTCCTGttactcctttcttctcagtctccctctctttcctcctcctcctcctctccctccacctcctccgtcCTCCTTTCCCATACAGTCACAACACGCAAGCTCTTCACCATGTCCCATATACAAGAGAACCTTAATGATGCTGGGAATATAGGTGATACTTTCTATAGTTAATTGCGGCTTACCATTTGGGCTAAGAGAGACACCACAAGATTTTGGAAGGTTAGAGCAATATGTATGATACTTTCTATAATGAAGTTTGGTATACGTTAGGGTTAAAAAAGACACTGGAAGGTATAGGAATGTTAAAGGAATATGAATGATATTTTCTATAATGAATTGTGGTACACGTTTAGGTTAAGAAAGACACGAGAAGGTGTTTGAAGGGTTAAAGGAAATATGGATGATACTTTTTATAATGAATTGTGGTATATGTTAGGGTTGAGAAAGGCACTGGAAGGGTTTGGAAGGTTAGAGAAAATGGGTGATACTTTCTATAGTAAATCAAGGTATATTATTTGGGCTAAAGCGATATAAGCTTTTTTTAGTGGTTAAGGAAATTATTAGACTGGAGCACCTTCAGAATCGTGAcaggtgttttgtttttattgccaACAAGGAAATTTGGTTGCATGTGACAAACTCATTAAGGCTGTGGAATTCAGAGTTCCTTTTCATGACATTAGGTGAAAATTTGATCATAAAGAGAGTGAATaattttcagtaaaaaaaaaaaaaaatcaggaatatTTGATTAATTCAgagtaaacgaaaaaaaaaaaaagacggcaTGAAATGACAATGCTTCTTTAATTTGCAAAAAAGAGGACAGATAAAAAATGGTGCTGAAATTAATATTactacatgaaaacaaaaatcgAAGAAAAGAACGTTTTTTTAATTCAGAAAATAAATTCCAAGGAATTTTTGAAGGCCAAACTTTATAATTTATCTTTTACCAAAACCAATACTCCATTCCCTCCAGAAAACTACTAATTCAGAAATTCCTAGAGGTGATCGATCCTTGGAGAcagtgaatggaaggaaaaggataaaaagttcACTGCTTTAAACATGAACCCTTTACGCCCACGAGACGCCCACACTACAGTAACTCCATCCTCCGTCAGCTCCAGCACAGGTGGGCGGCGGGGTGAGTAAAGCCTCGTATCTCAGAATGAAACAGAGCAGCGCTACCTCTTCTCGTCTGGCAGGAGGGTTTTGTTAAGCAATTATTCGCTGAAGTGATTCGCGGGGAAGGTAAAAACTCGCGAGCCTTCAAGTGTATCACGTGCTGGCGTCCTCTTCcgttatccgtgtgtgtgtgtgtgtgtgtgtgtgtgtgtgtgtgtgtgtgtgtgtgtgtgtgtgtgtgtgtgtgtgtgtgtgtgtgtgtgtgtgtgtgtgtgtgtgtgtgtgtttcttttctttgtttgtgtgtgtgtcttttatgtTAAGTGTATGAACAATTTGGAGCATGCTAGTTATTGGAATTATATTATGGCATGTAAtatgtggtcaataaaatatctatctgtctatctatctgcctgtctgtctgtctgcaagTGCTGTCAGGTGTGATCGAATTAATCATCCCTACCTGCACCTCTATGGCTTGGCTTACTTCATGCAGGTATTGCACATGTACTTTAATTAATTAAGGCCAGGTAGAGGGCAGGTGGCAGGTGTCTCTTTGCCGTCACACGTCACGGAAGAGGGacgggggggagggagagaaaaaaagggaggtatgGAGGGTTGGGGAGGCTTGTGGAGAGAGTGGAAATGttggtgaaggagggagtggatggGAGGGGCGGTCGGGGGAATGCATGGAAGAGGGAAGTTGGGGAAGGAATAAGTGGGTGAAAATGATGGTTGGGTAGTGTTTGggtggggaaggtggaggaaagagggagtggaTAGGAGGCGCGGTTGGGGAGTGcatgg is a window from the Scylla paramamosain isolate STU-SP2022 chromosome 26, ASM3559412v1, whole genome shotgun sequence genome containing:
- the LOC135113764 gene encoding uncharacterized protein LOC135113764, with translation MWGAATAVWVVVVVGLWGSEAAAHGRYTLGDALIDPTTPGPDGKPYPSALINRLFSEGEFQPSRKMRTGRTLHRILDPETTRAQLLSTYQGTNQPKMLTPEGRSMDTGSPTKNLVSMADAVKLATTTAAKTPRIHPRRGREERNVLKARPLAYAAPVTIPRRPCTASASPQASPSPSCRSSLISCSK